A part of Saimiri boliviensis isolate mSaiBol1 chromosome 11, mSaiBol1.pri, whole genome shotgun sequence genomic DNA contains:
- the EDN2 gene encoding endothelin-2 yields the protein MVSVPTTWCSVALALLVALHEGKGQAAASLEQPASSPHAQGAHLRLRRCSCSSWLDKECVYFCHLDIIWVNTPEQTAPYGLGNPPRRRRRSLPRRCQCSSARDPACATFCHRRPWAEAGAVPSRKSPEDVFQTGKTGTASGGLLQRLRNISTAKSLFAKRQQEVVRKPRPTHSRWRKS from the exons ATGGTCTCCGTGCCTACCACCTGGTGCTCCGTTGCTCTAGCCCTGCTTGTGGCCCTGCACGAAG GAAAGGGCCAGGCTGCTGCCAGCCTGGAGCAACCGGCGTCCTCACCTCATGCCCAAGGCGCCCACCTGCGGCTTCGCCGTTGCTCCTGCAGCTCCTGGCTTGACAAGGAGTGCGTCTACTTCTGCCACTTGGACATCATCTGGGTGAACACTCCTGA ACAGACAGCTCCTTACGGCCTGGGAAACCCGCCAAGACGCCGGCGCCGCTCCCTGCCAAGGCGCTGTCAGTGCTCCAGTGCTAGGGACCCCGCCTGTGCCACCTTCTGCCATCGAAGGCCCTG GGCTGAAGCCGGGGCAGTCCCAAGCCGCAAGTCCCCTGAAGACGTGTTCCAGACTGGCAAGACGGGGACCGCTTCAGGAGGCCTTctccagagactgag GAATATTTCCACAGCCAAGAGCCTCTTTGCCAAGCGACAGCAGGAGGTGGTGCGGAAGCCACGGCCCACACACTCCAGGTGGAGGAAGAGCTAG